Proteins from one Rosa chinensis cultivar Old Blush chromosome 7, RchiOBHm-V2, whole genome shotgun sequence genomic window:
- the LOC112177114 gene encoding protein Dr1 homolog, with protein MEPMDIVGKSKEDASLPKATMTKIIKEMLPPDVRVARDAQDLLIECCVEFINLISSESNEVCSREEKRTIAPEHVLKALQVLGFSEYIEEVYAAYEQHKIETVHDVAKSVKWGNGAEMTEEEALAEQQRMFAEARARMNGGATAPKQPDPDQSLES; from the exons ATGGAGCCGATGGACATCGTCGGAAAGTCAAAAGAAGACGCCTCGCTTCCGAAAG CAACCATGACCAAGATCATTAAGGAGATGTTGCCTCCAGATGTACGCGTTGCAAGAGATGCTCAAGATCTTCTCATCGAGTGTTGTGTAG AGTTTATAAATCTCATCTCATCGGAGTCCAATGAAGTTTGTAGCAGAGAGGAGAAAAGAACAATAGCACCTGAGCATGTGCTCAAGGCTTTACAG GTTCTTGGGTTCAGCGAGTACATTGAGGAAGTTTATGCAGCATATGAACAACACAAGATTGAGACTGTG CATGATGTAGCAAAAAGTGTCAAATGGGGCAATGGAGCAGAGATGACAGAGGAAGAAGCCTTGGCCGAGCAGCAGAGGATGTTTGCCGAGGCACGTGCCAGAATGAATGGAGGCGCCACCGCGCCCAAGCAACCAGACCCAGACCAAAGT